CGCGCGAGAACTTCGCATGTAACCGTCTGCGACGGATGCATGCGCATGTCAGTGATGGTTACAAGACTCAGCGCGTAAAGCGCGAAGGCAAACACGATGTCGTGGTGGCCAATATTCTGGCGCGGCCACTGATGCGCATGGCGCGTGCAGCCAGCCAGTCGGTTGCGCCGAATGGCACATTGATTTTATCGGGTTTGCTAAATCATCAAGAAAACATGGTGCTTGCTGCGCACCGCTATCACGGATTGAGGCTTACGAAGCGTATTAGGCGCGGGCGCTGGTCGGTGCTTATTCTAAAAAAATACTAGCCGCGTTGTTGCTGCTGTTGTGCGCCACGACCTGCTTCGAGCTCTGGGGCGCGGGCGACGGCTTCAGTAGGCATAGCGGCTTCGCGCACACCTGCGCGAGCCATGGCGAGCCCGATAGATTTTACCTCATCGACCACAGAGCGTGGTAATTTCGATTCAATATAATCGACCAGTTTTTGCAGCATGGCGCTAAGCGGCTTACGCTCTACAACGGCTTGCTCTTCTTTGGCTTTAGGCTCTTCTTTTGGTTTGGCTGCTTGTTCCAGCTTAGGTGCTTGTTGTTGATTAAGCTGCTCTTGCAGTCGTGCCATTTCAGCTTGCTGTTGCATGAGTCGCGCTTGCAATTCTTCAGCAGTAGGCTGTGGAGGCTGCTGCTGTTGGCGCGCCATTTCTTGCTGCTTGAGCAACTCCATATTTTGCTGTTGCGCCTGCGTGTCTTGTGCTTGTGCAAGGTCATTACGTGGCGGCGGGACAGGCACAGATGGCTTTTCTGCGGCGGGTGCTTCGCGTTTTTCTTCTGGCGCAGCCATTAAAGTGGGGTCGATGGGTTGCTGCTGTGCGTCGGCAAAGATGGCGTCTACCATCAAAGCGGTGGCGCGTACTTTATTTTGCTCTTCTTCCTGATTGCTGCTGGAGGAGGTGGTGCTGCTCGTATCCCCAGAAATCATGCCGTTAAGGCGGCGAAGTGTCTCTGGCCCTGCAATGCCATCTACGCGTAGGCCTTGCATGGATTGGAAGCTTTTAACCGCATTGACGGTATTGCCATCAAAGGTCGCATTGATGAAGGCTTCATTAAACAGATTAATGAGACTTAGGCGGCGCTGTAGCTCGGCAACAAATTCACCTGTATCGCCGAACTGAAGCGTAATGTTAGATGGCAAGAACATTGCCAATTAACCTAACGCTTTGTCGTCGTGCTTGCAATCTTCCTGTGCGAGGAAGGCCTGGGGTTTTTTTAGTGTGCGAAAAGATCTTGGGCGCAGAATTGCAAGGCACGGTGCTCGATCGCGGGTAATAGCGCTTCGCGGAAATGGCGGGCGTTATCAAACCCATGACGAATGGCTTCTTGTTGCAAGATAGACTCAGGCGTGTAGAGCACGGGTGCATTTCCCATGTCACTGTTAAGGCTCGCGGCCATTTCACGCAGCGCCTCTTGCAACGCTGTTTCTGGGTCGTGGCGATCGCGCTTGAAGGCTGCAACGAACGTCGCGAATGGTTCGGTTGACGGACTAGTACTGTAACTTTGTAACGCTTCCATGCCGATTCTCCCTGTTATGCCCACCGGATGTTTTTGAATGCGTGGTGGTGTTGATGGGGAGTGTATAGACCCTAAAAGTTAAAAGAACGTTAACGCGCTATATTTTGTCATTTGTGCTGTTGTCCTGCGGTCATTTTTGCTCACGCAGGAGGCCTACGCGCACGTAAAAACGCCTCGGACGTCTAGCAAAACTAAATAGAGAGCGTTGCTGGTTGGCTATTCTTCGTCGGTGTATTGGCGTTCCATCTTTTCGTGGCGCTCTTGTGCCTCGATAGAAAGGGTGGCCACAGGGCGTGCCTCAAGACGTTTGAGGCCAATAGGCTCACCTGAATCTTCGCAATAGCCATACTCGCCTGTTTCGATACGGGTAATCGCCGCATCGATCTTCGAGATGAGCTTCAGGTAGCGATTGCGGGTGCGCAATTCTACGCCCGCCTCGGTTTCCAAGGAAGCTCGGTCTGCAATATCGGCCTGATGCCAGTTTTCTTCATGCAGATGTTCGAGTGTTTCGCGTGATTCAGAAAGAAGGTCTGCACGCCATTTGAGCAATTTCTGACGGAAATACTCCAACTGAAGCGCATTCATGTATTCTTCTTTTTCGCTTGGCTTATACCCCTGAGGTAGCTTGGCTGGCTTGTAGCTGTTGCGTGGCTTAGCCTTCACTAAAGGCTTAGCTGGCGCGGCCATTTTAGGGGTAATTTTTTTAACTGGTGCTGCCTTGGCGGCTGGCTTTGCGGCCACTTTTTTTGCTGGGGCAGGTTTTTTTGCTACTGGCTTTGCAGCGGCTTTTTTAAGCGGTTTCTTTGCAGGAGCAGGTTTCTTAGCGGCTGGTTTTACCGACTTTTTGGCTGCCGGTTTAGCGGGTTTTTTCTTTGCCGATGCTTTTGCCATAGGATAGTTTCCTTGCGATTAGTTAGTAAAAACGTCACTTCCGCACCTTTAAGGTACGAGGGTCGATTCTACTCTCGTGGAAGGGGGCTGCAAGCCACAAATTGTGGCTATGCACACGATTTTATCCTTGCTTTTTGCGGCGCTCAGCCTCTTCGCGCTCGCGTTTACGCTTGGCTTCCTCAGCTTCTTTGCTGGCGGTGTCTTTATCTGATTCCGTAGCATCGCCGCTATCCAGATTATAATGTTTGAATTCTTTGGTTGTCTCATGCGTATCGAATTCGGAGATACCAGCATGCAGAATGACCTCGCCATCTGGCAGGAATTCGATGCCGTGGCGGTCAAATACTTTCACGATTTCGTCATTCTCTGGTTTGGTGAGTCGCGCTTGATTGCGCTCGAATTTTTCCAAATGGCGAATGGGAATACGTGTACGACTGGCTAAGTCGAGCGGGTTCCATTTAAGCAGCGCGCGAGCGCGTTTGCATTGCTTGGTAGAGATGAGGCGAATTTTACCTTCGCTCATAATCTCACGCCTGCCGCTTCAAGTTTGGCGATTTCCACGGCAGCACGTAATTCGATTTCGTCTAAGATGCCGTTGAGCACGGGATCATTGGTGGTGCCCCGCTCTTGTGCGACGATGGATTCAAGATTGCGGATGGTGCTTAGCGGCAAGTTGCCGATGATGAGCGCGTCGCGCAGCTCTGCCAGTGCATCGAGCGTGAGTTTGCCTTGCTTGAATGCCTTTCGGCGGCGCACTTCTTCTTCGCTGACTTCTTGCGCGCCGAGCAATACGCCAATACCGCTCATTGCAGCGACGGGGGTGGTCGCTTGTGCTTCTTCAACTTCGCCGACACCGTCCAACGCATCAACGAAACTGCTGCTACCAGTTTTGCTGGTACGGCGAACATTGTTGGTACGTTGTGTCGGATTCGTGGGGTTGGTGTAGCCAATTTTATTAATCATTCGAGTACTATAACGAAGGTGAAGCCATCAGGCAAACATCGTGGTTACCCATGTGTATGGCGGCAAATTTTGCCCCTTTGCGCCAACGGGCGATGATTGGGCCTTCGGACCCTAGTCGACCGATATCTAACATGCTGTATTAAAAGCAATTATTGGCTGGCTCATAGTTGGCACGAAAGTCGCATAGATACGTACGTCTAATAAGCGTGAAACCGTCAGGAGCGGACGATGCAGCAGAAAGATGCGATGACCATGGGCGAACGAATCAAGGATCGGATTGGTGGCGGCGTGTGGTTGATGTCGTTGGCAACGGTGGCGATTGCCTTGGTAATGTCGGCAACGCCAGCTCATGCAGCGCGTGTGAAAGATGTGGTGGCCTTCGAAGGTGTTCGCGACAACATGCTGATGGGGTATGGTCTTGTCGTTGGTCTGAATGGCTCGGGCGATAAATTACAAAACAACGCGTTCACCGAGCAAAGCTTGATTGCGTTTTTAGAACGCCAAGGTGTGAATACGCGCGGCTTAGAACTTAAATCGAAAAACGTTGCTGCCGTGACGATTACCGCGCGCTTGCCTGCATTCGCTAGAGCGGGTGCGACGATGGACGTCAATATCAGCGCGATGGGTGATGCGAAGAGTTTGCTAGGCGGTACGTTGCTGGCTACGCCGCTCGTTGGTGCAGATGGTAATGTCTATGCGGTGGCACAGGGCCCTGTAACGGTGGGTGGATTTGAAGCATCTGGCCAATCAGGCACGGCGATTACAAAAGGTGTGCCGACGAATGGCTTTATTCCTAACGGTGCACTGGTGGAGCGCGAGATTGATTTCCGCTTGAACGATTTGCCATCCGTGCGCTTAGCATTGCGTAACCCTGATATCTCTACGGCGCATAGCATCGCTAAAGCGATTAACTTACAAGTAGGCCCAGGCACTTCACGCGTTGAGGACCCTGGTACAGTGAATGTAACTGTTCCCGCAGCGTATAATGGTGACGTTACAGGGCTGCTGGCCGATATTGAAACCCTACAAGTGGAAACCGACCAACCCGCACGCATCGTCGTGGATGAGGCAACGGGTACTATTGTGATGGGTGAGAATGTTCGCATCTCAACGGTGGCGGTAGCGCAAGGTAATTTGGTGGTGAAAGTTGAAGAAACACCCCAAGTATCGCAGCCCAACCCATTTGCACCCGAAGGTGCGCAGACGCTGCTCGTACCGCGTACCGATGTGACGGTGGATGAAGAAGCGGGCAATCAGATTGCGGTGCTGCAAGAGGGCGCAACACTCAGAGATTTAGTGACTGGCTTGAACGCACTTGGTGTGGGTCCACGCGATTTGATTACCATTTTACAAACCATCAAAGCGGCGGGCGCTCTGCAAGCCGACATTGAAACGAGGTAGAGGCCATGAGTGACCTAACCAGTCCAGTGGATGTAGAGACCATGAGAATTACCAGTAGCCAGTCGAAACTGGCGCAGATGAATAAAGCAAAAGCGGCAGCGCGCGGTATGAGCGAAGCGAAGCTGGATGAGGTTGCACAGGAATTCGAGGCACAGTTTCTCTCGCAGATGCTGGGTAGCATGTTCTCAACCGTTGGTACCAATGAGGCGCTCGGCGGTGGCGAAGGTGAGGAGATGTATAAGTCTCTGCTGGTCGATGAATATGGCAAGCTGATTTCACGCGCTGGCGGTGTGGGTGTTGCTGACCACGTGAAGCGCGAAATGATTCGTATGCAGGAGGTAGAATAATGGACCACCTATCACCAACAATGAAGCCTTCGCCCAACATGCTTTTGCATTTTGATGCAGAAGAGTTCATCGCGATTGCTGTGCGTATGGCGGAGATTCTGAATGAGGAAACAGAGCTGCTGACACAAATGAATGTGCGCGGAATGGCCGAGTTGCACCAAGAAAAATTGAAGCTGACGCAGATGCTGGAGTCATACCAATCCTTGCTGCGTGCGCGCCCCGATATCATTGAAGAAGTGCCTGCTGAAACACGCGAACGTTTGGTGAGCGTTGTCACGGGATTTGGAAAAATCATGGAACATAATTTCCGCCATGTGGCGGCAGCGCGCAGCGTCAATCAGACGGTGGTGAAAGCCATCACGGACTCGATTGCCGAGCAGCAGCATTTGACGGTCTATACCAAGAATGGTGGGCAGTTCCGCGCAGGTGCGGAGATGTCTGGCGTGTCGATTAACCTTAACCAGCAGGCATAGTGTGAGCAGTCTTGGCCTCAGTATGAATAATGCATTGACGGGATTGCGTGCCACCCAGCGCAATATCGCCGTGCTGTCTCATAACATCGCCAATGTGAGCACGCCTGGATATTCGCGCCAGATTGTTAACCAAGAAGCGCAGGTGGTTGGAGGTGTCGGCAGTGGTGTACGCATTAATGATGTAGTGCGCAATATTGATCGCTATTTGCAGCGCTCCATTACGACACAACAATCGTCATTATCTCGTACTGACGTGATTGATGAATTCCATGATCGCTTACAGATTCTGTTTGGTGAACCTGGCGCCAGTAACTCGTTGGATGAGTATGTCTCGACATTCTTCAACAGTTTGCAGCAATTAGCAGAAACGCCAGAGCGCACCTCGTTTCGTACAGGTGCAGTGGACTCGGCGATAACGCTTGCGAGCCAGATTTCTGAGTTGGCATTTCAAATTGAAAATCTGCGCTATGAAGCGGACCGCGAAATTGGTCAGGCCGTGACTGCGGTGAATGATTTGATGAGCCGTCTTGATGTATTAAACACAGCGATTTCACGTAGCTACACGCTTGGGCAATCGACGCCAGACTTGCTGGATCAGCGTGATATTATTCTCAATGATATGGCCAGCTACATGGATATCACCACCTTCTTCGAAGAATCGGGCAGGGTGAGCGTGCTGACCTCGTCGGGCATCTCTTTGGTGGATGGAACGCCAAAACGCCTGCAGTATTCGGTGCAAGGCTCAGCGCAGAGTTTTATTGATGATGCGAGCTTCAATAGCCTTTCGGTTGCGACGTTAGATAGCAATGGCAATTTACTGCCTAACCCCCAGACATTAATCTCAGCAGGCCAGTCTAGCGCGGTT
This sequence is a window from Alphaproteobacteria bacterium. Protein-coding genes within it:
- a CDS encoding peptidoglycan-binding protein, whose protein sequence is MFLPSNITLQFGDTGEFVAELQRRLSLINLFNEAFINATFDGNTVNAVKSFQSMQGLRVDGIAGPETLRRLNGMISGDTSSTTSSSSNQEEEQNKVRATALMVDAIFADAQQQPIDPTLMAAPEEKREAPAAEKPSVPVPPPRNDLAQAQDTQAQQQNMELLKQQEMARQQQQPPQPTAEELQARLMQQQAEMARLQEQLNQQQAPKLEQAAKPKEEPKAKEEQAVVERKPLSAMLQKLVDYIESKLPRSVVDEVKSIGLAMARAGVREAAMPTEAVARAPELEAGRGAQQQQQRG
- the dksA gene encoding RNA polymerase-binding protein DksA translates to MAKASAKKKPAKPAAKKSVKPAAKKPAPAKKPLKKAAAKPVAKKPAPAKKVAAKPAAKAAPVKKITPKMAAPAKPLVKAKPRNSYKPAKLPQGYKPSEKEEYMNALQLEYFRQKLLKWRADLLSESRETLEHLHEENWHQADIADRASLETEAGVELRTRNRYLKLISKIDAAITRIETGEYGYCEDSGEPIGLKRLEARPVATLSIEAQERHEKMERQYTDEE
- a CDS encoding flagellar assembly protein FliX, with amino-acid sequence MINKIGYTNPTNPTQRTNNVRRTSKTGSSSFVDALDGVGEVEEAQATTPVAAMSGIGVLLGAQEVSEEEVRRRKAFKQGKLTLDALAELRDALIIGNLPLSTIRNLESIVAQERGTTNDPVLNGILDEIELRAAVEIAKLEAAGVRL
- a CDS encoding flagellar basal body P-ring protein FlgI, producing MTMGERIKDRIGGGVWLMSLATVAIALVMSATPAHAARVKDVVAFEGVRDNMLMGYGLVVGLNGSGDKLQNNAFTEQSLIAFLERQGVNTRGLELKSKNVAAVTITARLPAFARAGATMDVNISAMGDAKSLLGGTLLATPLVGADGNVYAVAQGPVTVGGFEASGQSGTAITKGVPTNGFIPNGALVEREIDFRLNDLPSVRLALRNPDISTAHSIAKAINLQVGPGTSRVEDPGTVNVTVPAAYNGDVTGLLADIETLQVETDQPARIVVDEATGTIVMGENVRISTVAVAQGNLVVKVEETPQVSQPNPFAPEGAQTLLVPRTDVTVDEEAGNQIAVLQEGATLRDLVTGLNALGVGPRDLITILQTIKAAGALQADIETR
- a CDS encoding rod-binding protein, which encodes MSDLTSPVDVETMRITSSQSKLAQMNKAKAAARGMSEAKLDEVAQEFEAQFLSQMLGSMFSTVGTNEALGGGEGEEMYKSLLVDEYGKLISRAGGVGVADHVKREMIRMQEVE